Below is a window of 'Nostoc azollae' 0708 DNA.
TATTTGCACCTCGTGGTATTGCTAAAATATCAATTTACTCACCTCGTAATCAGGAATTAGCAAAGCTTTCTGGTGTGCCACTAATGGTGACATTACTGCTAGAACTCCGGGATGCGATCACACCTCGTTTACAATCTCTATTATCTTTTGTAGGAAATGGAATTGTTTTCATACTAACACAAATAATTGGTCGGGGTTTAGGTTTAATTGGACGTGGTGTTCTACAAGGCATCGGTAGCGTTGCTTTAACAGAAAAAACCCAAAAGCGTCAGAAAGAACGAACCAAATAATTACAGAAAACTCTCTGCGTTCCTCCGCGTTAAAAAAAATCCTATAAATTCCAATCACGACGAAAATGGAAGAAACTTTGTAGAAATTCTTGTAACCTGTGGTTTTTAGAAAGTTTTATATTACTCCATTCTCGTACAGTTTGTTCTAATGTTTCCGAGAAACTGGGATAAACAGCAGCTATTTTTGCTAAATGCTGAATTTTCAGATTTTGCGACATTGCCAAAGCAATTAAATTAATTAACTCTCCTGCGGCTGTACCCAATATAGAACATCCCAAAATTTTGCCATTTTCTAAGGAAGTTAGTTTACAAATACCTGTAATATTGTCTTGAACTTGGGCTGCTGCTAGTGTTTTAAAATATTGTCTTAAAACTAAAACTTCCTGTTTACCATATTGGCGTTTAGCTTGCAATTCTGTTAACCCCACTTGGGCTACCATTGGTTGAGAAGATATCATCCAAGGAATATAATTATAATTAACTGCCAATCTCGGAAAGAATAGAGCATTGTTGACAGCGATTTTGGCTTCATAATTAGCGATATTGGCAATATCATAACCACCTATAACATCACCACAAGCATAAATGCGTTGATTTGTAGTTTGTAGTTTGTCATTAACCACTAAACCGCGTGGACGACATTTTACTCCTACTGCTGTTAAATTCAAATTTCCTATATTTGGTTGTTGTCCAGTAGCAACTAAAATTTCATCAGTTTCAATGGCTTTATCTCCAGCTTGAACCCATTTTTTATCTTCAACTTGTCGCACTTGAGTGACTATTATTTGATTCAAGACACACACACCATCAGCTTCTAATTGTGCTATCAATAACTGGGCTAATTCTGGGTCAAGATGAGAGAAAACGCTGGGATGATTAAATATCAGAGTGATATTGCAACCTAAACGGGCTAAAGTTTGCGCAATTTCCATACTTTGAGGTAACCCACCAAGAATTACCCAATTTTTTGGCGGATTAGGTTTTTCTAACGATTGCCAAATATTAGTAAGAGTTACATAACCAGTGGTTTTCAAACCTGCAATGTCGGGAATTTTGGAAAGCGAACCACAAGCAAGTAAATAGGTACGCGCGTTTAAAATTCGGTTATTAACTGCAAAACTAAGTTGGGGAGAAGATGAAAATTCACCATTACCAATAATGACATCAACTCCTTGAGTAGCTAAATTAGCGAGAGAATTAACTTGGTTGAGATTTGTAGTGATCGCATCAGCATACATTATCGCTTGTTTCCAAGGGTTAATGTAGCGGGCTTGATGTATTGATATTTCTGATTTGTCAGCTAGTATTGTATCGCTATTCGTCCCATTTAATTCAGTATCTGGTTGTGTAATAATTCCCAAATCTGCGACATCAAGGCAATGCTGCATCATTTTAGCAATTTCACTGAGTGCGTAATGATAATTAAATTCATAGTTGACTTGAGGCTGTACCAAGGCAACTTTGGCCTGTAGTTGGGTTGCCGTTAAGGCAGCGTAGTATCCAATTATACTGCCACCAACAATTACGACATCATAATCAATTTTCATTGGTCATTGGGCATTGGGCATTGGGCATTGGGCATTGGGCATTAGGAAAATTACTACCCCATCTCGCTCATCTCCCCCAGTCCCCATACTGATAACTGATAACTGATTTAAGGGCTGTTAGCAAGCGTTGGTTATCAGATTCCGAACGGACAGCGATGCGGAAAAAGTGATCGCCCAATTCTTTAAAGCTAAGACAATCACGAATAAAAACCTGGTGCTGTTGAAGTAATTTTGTTTGTAACTCAGAGGTAGACTGTTGAGACTCTACTAATAGGTAATTAACAGCGCCTTCTAGGGGGTTTAATCCCGGAAGTTGGACTAAACCTTGAAAAAGTTGATTGCGTGCGTCTGGTAGCCATTTCCAGCTTAGTTGTTGAAATTCTGTATCTTGAAGTGCTGCTATGGCTGCGGCTGCGGCTAAGATATTTACTGGCCAAGGATCTCGCCATGATTGCCATTTAGCCAGACGGTCAGGGTGAGCGATCACATATCCTAACCTTAACCCCGGTAAACTGTAAAATTTTGTGAGCGATCGTAATATCACCAAATTCTCATATTCCTGCACCAACCCAATCAAGCTTTGTTCCTCATCAGGAGGGAGAAAATCCATAAACGCCTCATCCACCACCACCAAAGCAAAATCTTCCAGGTAGGGCAAAATCTCATCTCGTAAAAATAACTTCCCTGTCGGGTTGTGAGGATTATTTAGCAACAAACCACAATTTCTAGACAAGGGAAAAGAGGAAGAAATCTTTCCCAGTCCCCAGTCCCTAATCCCCAAATTAACGGGAAACTCCAGCACTTTAGCATTGTAAGCCGCTAGGGTGCGGTAATAGTCACCAAAGGCTGGAGTAATTAACATTGTTGCCGCTAAATGCGCCAATTCTCTACCTACTAAAGTTAGTAATTCTGCTGAACCATTGCCAGGCAAAATCCACTCAAGAGGTATTTTATGAAAGCGACCCAGAGATAGTTTGAGTTCCCTATAATCTGGGTCTGGATAGTGCTTAAGATTAGCAAATTGGGACGTGATCGCAGCAATAACGCTGTTTGGTGGTCCCAACGGGCTGATGCTGGCAGAAAAATCAACAATAGCATCAGGGGGACAGCCAGCTAATGCCGCTGCCCAAACTAAATTTCCCCCGTGTGCTTTTTCCCGCATCAAAAATGGATTTGCTAGAACAGAACCTACTCTTTTGGGGGTGCTACCCTTTCTCTAAATAGTTTCCCAGCAGAGAAGGCAGGAACCTTAGTTGCCGGTATTTCCATTTTCTCATTTGTTTTTGGGTTGCGACCTTCACGAGCTTTGCGTTCCCGTGATTCAAAAGAACCAAATCCCACCAAAGTGACTTTATCACCAGAGGCAACAGCCTCAATAATAGTTTCTATGGCCGCACTTAAGACAGCATCTGCTTGTTTTTTAGTCACACTAGCCTTTTCAGCCACTGCATCAACTAATTCGCCCTTGTTCATAATCAAACTCCTTGAGGTTTACTTGGGATTTACGTAAAGATGTGATAGATGACATCTTTACGTAAATCTCTGTTGGCAGAATTACAAAAATCGTCCCTTAAGAGTATTTACACTCAAAACCGCTGTAAATCCGATTGGCTCGACTTTTCAATGAATCATTCTAAGGTGTTGTAGCCAGAAGTGAACAGATGAAAGCATTAATTTATATAGATTTCAGGATCTATTGTGTTTTTTGCTTCATTGTTGCCCTGGAAACACCCTATTTTTAGGAATAAAAACTTACTAGGCACTGGGGATTGGGGATTGGGTATTGGGGATAAAGATTATTTTTTTCTTTAGAACTAAAATGATAGTAGTGTTTTGAGGTTACAGAGTCAGGAAATGTTACATAGCGCAGCATTGTTTTTACAATGCAGTGAGAACTACTCTAGACAAAGAAGGATGGATCATATTTGAAATACCCGAATGATCTAAAAATTCGGGTATCTGCACAACTTAACGATTATTAGGAACCTTCAACCCACGACGCTCCAGGATTTGTCGCACCTGTGAACTAGGATTGTAGTTATAACCATAAGCAGAACGCTCCGAGTCATCCATTACCTGCGGTGTGAGTAACACAATTACCTCCCTACGTTCATTCTGTCTGTTTGTTTTTCTAAACAGCGACCCAAGCAGAGGAATATCACCCAAGATAGGCAGCTTGGAAATAGTAGTTCGGTCTTGGTCTTGAATAATGCCGGATAAAATCAGGGTTTGACCATCTCGTAAGCGAAGTATACCAGATTGAAGACTTCTGGCTGCTAATAAGGCAATATTGCCATCAGGAGTTGATGCACTATTAGCAAATGCAGATACAGTTGGTGCAACAGACAAGGACACGAAACCATTGTCATCAATCCTCTCTACTTTAACTGCTAGAGTTAAACCCGCTTCCTTGATGATTGGTTCTCTCAGTGTGTCGGTGATTCTAATACCTCCGTATACTTCTGAGGTTAACTTAACTACAGCATCCTGTCCTTCCTGCACAATTAAGGTTGGATCAGTCAAAATCTTCGCATTCCCAGTTTGTACCTGAGCCTGTAAACTTGCAAGGAAACGTTTGGGGAATTTGTACAGAGAAGGTAAAGATGCTGTTGCTGTGCCAGCAGTACCTTGTGTTACGCTTGTAGTTCCATCTGCATTGATAGTGATGATATTATTTGTTGATTGAGTAATTGATGTAAAACCTGGTTGTAGGGGATTACTCGATGCCGATGAAATGGGTGTAAATGTAGTAGCATCTGTGTTAGGGATTACTTTAATACCTCCGGGTGCAAGTGTAGTGCCATCCCCTAGAGGCACTACACTTGCAGATTGGTTAATAATTGTTGTACCGGGACCTGCACCTGTAAGCGTTGTAGATTCAGTGGTACTTAAGAAAGGCTCTCCTGTAATTGGATTTGTGATCACAGGTGTGTCAGTGATACTATTTGCCACTTCACTACTGGTAGCTGGTCTAGAACCACCAAAATTAAAAGTTGCTGCACCCCCGTCATTAGAGAAGTAATTATCACCAATCCCAAAGGAAAAGCTAGAGGTATAGTCTTGAATACCTAAAAGGTTGACATCAATAATTTTGACGTTGACCACAACTTGACGACGACGGACATCAAGTTGAGTGAGTTGAGATATTGCCATCTCAACTATTTTTGGATTTCCAACTAAGGTGACAGAATTTGTCCGTTCGTCTCCTGATGCTTGTAACCCTCTGAGTAAGGGTACTGAATCTTTGTAGTCAATTCGTTGCGTCTCAATTTTTGTTTCTGTAGTGGTCTGAGTTTGGGTAATTGCGGCATTAGCAGCACTACCTACAGGCACAGCATTCACGCTAGTAACCAGTCTTTCACGGCTAACAGCGCTTTCTGCACCCAAGGCAACTAAAAAATTTAAAGCAACACCAACCGTTACCTGATTCAGCCGCAAACTCCGCATGACATTATCACGGGTGGAATTAGGCAATTTAGCCCCGACAAAAATCGTTCTCCCACTGCGGTTAGCTTCTAAAGCACTCAAACGCAAAACGTAATTAAATACATCTTGCACTGCTTCATTTTCAATATCCAGAGAAATCGTTTGACTGGTGGTAGCAGCCAGTTGGCCTCCCGCAGGTGGTGTTGCTGCTGCTCCTTCGCTGCCTATATAAGCTACGTTCATACCAGCAGCACGAGCCAGCAGTGATAAAACTTCTCTAACTGGCGCATCTCGCAATACTAAACGCGGCACTCGTTCCTGAGTTCCTAAATCAATACTGGTAGGAGAAGTATCAATGTTAGATACTGTAATATCTCCTACTGGGGGAGCAACAGCTCTGGGCAAGAAGGGAGGTGCTTGGTTGTAAGGTTGATTAGGTCCTGCTGGTTGTGCAGGTTTTCCATCAATTGTTACTTCTGGGTTAGGAACTAGCACTTCTATCTTTTTGCCTGGTTCGACTGGAGTAGCAGCAGGGGTTATAGGTACTGCTGCGGTAGTATCTGTATTTGGTGTTATAGATGTTGTCGCGTCTCTGCTAGAAGTAAAGCTCAGGGTCAGACTGTTATCTTGACGCATGACGGGTTTACTATTAGGAGCGGTATCATTACCAGTGACCGTCACACGCACACTATTAGCATTTAATTGATTTACTTCTACCGATGCTATTCCGGGGGCGGGGTTTTCTTGGCGGAAATTATTACCTTGCAGTAAAAGCAATTTGGTATTAATAATATCTGCGACTAGGGCGTTACCACGCTGTGTGGTAAATACTTGGGGCTTCTCACCAGCAGAGGTCTTTAAAATGACACTAATTCCTCCCTCAGCAGGACTTAGTTGTACTTGAGTAATTTGAGTGGTCTGTGCCGAAGCTGGCTGGGCTGCTAAGAGTACACAAGCAGTTGCACTTGAGATTAAAACATTACTATGAACTTGTTTCACAGTTCATTCCTCACACTAAATAAAAACCAGTATGTATGTTTAGTGGTTAACCAATTAACCAGAACTTAGAAATTAACCGAGTGTGAATTGAATTTACATTTAAGTTGATCTCATCAGCACTCAAGAATTTTGATGGTTACTACTTGGCTGGGGGAGCAGCTTTTGCTGCTAATTCTGCGGCTTCTTCTGCTGTCAATGGCATTAATGCGACTAGGTCAAAAGACGTTGACAGTTTGCCTATTCCAGTCCGCACTGCTTTCTTTTTTTCATCATTTGCTTTGTCTACCTCTGGTGGTACCAATTTTGAATCATAGTTTTGAACAAGTAATAAAGGCTGTAAACGCTCAATATTACGCATTATTGACTGGGTTTGTTCAAAATTACCTTCAATTTCCACCTTAACAACTCTGCGTTTAAGCTTATTGTTAACTTTTTCTCCCAGACTGTTATCAGCAATTATTTCTGCTTTATCTGCTGCTGGTACAAACCGTTTGAGTTTGGCTCTTATGGCATCATTAGCAGTGATTTGAGCATTGCTAGAATCTACTAAGCGACTGGTATCCATCAATAAAGTATCCAAACTTCTTTCATTGGCAAACAAGCCTAAAACTTGGATTTGCTGCTTCTTGACATCAGCTAATTCTGTCTTTACTTTGTCAGCTTGTTTGGCTTGGAGTCTTTTTTGGTCAACTTGCCCTTGCAGTTCGGTGCTTTTGGTTTGTAACTGCTGAAAGTTATCCCAAGCGGGCATGACCATATTCAGTATCATATAAACGGCGGCAAGAAATCCTATACCGCCCACCGATCCACCAATAATCTGTGGTGTTAAAGTGATACCAAATACAGATCGATAGGATGATGCCGCATCATCAAAGTTGGTATTCTGTTGAGAAAAACTTAAATCATCACTCAGTGTCATTTAGCGATCGCTCCTGTTTCTTGGAGGCTACGAATCCTCTTTACTAATCCGACTGTGCCTTTTTGTTCTAATTCACGAATTAATTCCGATGCTGGTACATTACTGAGACTAGCTTTAATAGTGTACTTAACCACTTGTGGTGGTTTGAATTTAACCCCAGATGTATCTTGAGATTTATTTTCAGGTGGAACAGCACCAGTGATAGCAGGTGCATCAATTAACTCTGCTGTACTAATTCCGCTTTCTGCGGCATTCAACAAGTTAGATTGTCCCATAGTTAGTAGAAAGTCATTAACATCACTAAAAGAGCGTGCATAGCCATTAATTTCTAATATCCCCGCAGGATTACTAGGTTTTGGACTTGTAACAGTGGCAGTGGCAGCCAGTGCTTGAATCACAGGTGGTATTTGCCTGATATTTTCAACTTGTACACTTGGGGGAATGCGAGCGCGCAAATCTTGTAACATCGCTGACCAGGGACGGATCTGATCAAACACAGTCACCAAAGCTTGTGTTTGGTCTTGGACACCTGCCATTTCATCCTTTATTTTCTTAATGTCGGCTATTTTACCGTCTAACTCCTTACCTTCCTGATCTAGTTTTGCTATTTTTTGTTCTAATCCAGAACTTTGTGCTTGTAAAATCCAAAAACCACCAAATACCAAAGCTGGGAAACATAAACCTACACCCACTCCCAAAAACACTGGTATTAAATCTTCCAGATTAATTGGTTGTCTGACAGGTTGATTCTCATTAAACTCAATAGACGCTCTGTCTCTAAGAAAGTTAATATCCAGACTATACATCTTGTTATCCCTCCCGCATTGCTAAACCCAGTATTATCCCCAATCCAGGACGTTGCACGGGTGGATATTTTTCGGCTTCTACTTGCAAGGACAAATCCCTAATTGGATCTATTTGAGTAGTAGGAAAACCTAATCTTTGAGTAAAGAACTCATCTAGCTGTTGGAGTCCTCCTCCAGTCCCAGCTAGTAGAATCTGCGCCACTTCTAAACCTTCACTCTGATTAATGTAAAAATCTATAGAACGACGCAGTTCATCTGATAATTCTCCCAGTATTTTTAACATAGGTCCCATACCAGGATTAACACCAGTAGTCCCAGTCCTACCCACATCCATAGAATTTGTAGGAATAGTCATGCCCATCAACATATCCATATCTCGTGATGTGGGTAAATTCATTGCCCTTGATAGAGCTGCTTGCAGTTGATATGTACCTATAGGTACTGTACGGGAAAATTGTGGTACTCCATTGATAATAATAGCAATTTCAGTACTGTCAAACTCGATATCAACTAATACAGCGGCTTCTTGGGGTCCGAATAGCCTTAACTGGTCTCGAATAGTCCGAATCAGGGCAAAACTGTTAATTTCTAAAACATCAACTTTTAATCCTGCTTCAGCAAAAGTGTTAATATAGGTATCTGTTATTTCCTTACGAGTGGCAACTAAAAGCACTTGTACTTTTTCAATACCATCCTCATCCACAAAATACCCCAATTTCTGATAATCTACATCAGCTTCTTCTCGTGGATAGGGTAGATATAGTGCAGCCTCATGGTTAAGCACCATCTCCCGCAACTCTTTATTATCCAACTCTGCTGGAACAGGAATCACACGCACAATAGCATCTCGTCCGGGGATACAAGTGGCAACACGGGAAGCTTTAATTTTACTTTCAGCCATTCCCTGTTGGATGATTTCCGCCATCCTAGGAGGATCGTTAATTTGACCATCAACAACTATCCCCTCTGGAACTGGTATGGTGGTCAAAGATTCTATTTTTAAGCCTTGGCGTTGCTTACATAGGTGAACTATATTCATTCGTTCTGGTGCAAGCTCAATGCCAACACCTTTATTAGATTTCCCAAGGATATTACTGAGATTACTAAGATTGCTTAAGACGTTTACCACAGTTTTACCTGCTAGATTGCTAAATGGAATATTTTTAAAATAAGGAATTCAGGAGGCAAAAAGAGGTTATCCTTCCTGTACACCCCTATACCCTTACACCCCATCACCTGTCTCTAATAACTGATGTGTTCTTAGTAAGTAATCTATATAGCTTATAATCTCGACATTTCTGCATAAGTTTTTCACCCCTTTTAATCGTAAAAATATTACCACGATGATTCGATTACAAAAATTCAAACAACTAACTGTTTGGGTAATGCTTGGCTTACTTACCAGTTGGATAGTAAGTTGCAGCACAGACAATGTGGGAACAATTTCAAAACCAGTGACTTCAGAAGTGACAAAGATTGAGTTTTGGACAATGCAACTCCAACCTCAATTTACCAACTACTTCCAAAGCCTGATTACAAGCTTTGAATCCCAAAACCCCAGTATCAAAGTTAAATGGGTAGATGTGCCTTGGTCTGCAATGGAGAACAAAATTTTAACAGCTGTCTCCGCAAAAACGCCACCAGATGTTGTTAACCTTAACCCAGATTTTGCATCCCAACTGGCAGGACGAAATGCCTGGTTAGATTTGGATGAAAAAGTTCCAAGTGAAGTTAGTTCCTCCTATTTGCCTAATATTTGGCAAGCTAGTACCTTGAATGGCAAGACTTTTGGCATTCCCTGGTATCTCACCACAAGGTTAACTATTTATAACACTGATTTGTTAAAACAAGCTGGTATCACAAAACCACCTGCAACTTATACAGAATTAGCGCAAGAGGCACAACAAATTAAAGATAAAACTGGTAAATACGCCTTTTTTGCTACTTTTGTACCCCAAGATTCTGGTGAGGTTTTGGAATCATTTGTACAGATGGGAGTTACTCTGGTCAATGCTGAGGGTAAAGCGGCTTTTAATTCACCACAAGGAAAAGCAGCTTTTCAGTATTGGGTATATCTGTATAAGAAAGGATTACTACCTAAAGAATCATTAACACAAGGCCACCGTCATGCAATTGATTTATACCAATCAGGGGAAACAGCATTTTTAGCTTCGGGTCCTGAGTTTTTGGAGACGATATCAAATAATGCACCCAAAATTTCTCAAGCTTCTGCTATAGCACCTCAAATTACAGGAGATACAGGGAAGAAAAATGTCGCTGTCATGAACATAGTTATTCCCCGTGCCAGCAAACAACCTGATGCAGCAGTGAAATTTGCCTTATTTGTTACTAATGACGAAAATCAATTAGCTTTTGCTAAAGCTGCTAATGTTTTACCTTCAACAGTTACAGCACTTGCTGATAGTTATTTTAAAGAAGTTCCTGCTACTGCTACCATTGCGGAAAAGGGACGTATTATCAGCGCCCAACAGATGCAAACAGCAGAGGTTTTAACTCCGAAAATGAAGGATTTTAAATTTTTACAAAAGGCAATTTATGAAAATCTCCAAGCTGCAATGTTAGGACAAAAAACGGTCGATAAAGCTCTAGAAGATGCAGCGCAACAGTGGAATAATCGGTGATTGTAGATTGGGGATTGGGGACTGGGAAGATGAGGATGATGGGGGTGATGGGGAAGTAATTTTCCTAATGCCCCATGCCCCATGCCCAATACCTAATTAGGGCTTGTTGAATAAACCTCAGACCTGGATGAATCGATAGTTTAAGGGTTATTTAAGGTGGATAAGATGCAGGAAATAAGCCTTGATACCATGAAAACTCAAACACTTTTTCAGATTCTAGATTCTTCTAAATCCTCCTCTTCTTCCTTCTGACTCCTGACTCCTGACTCCTGACTCCTGACTCCTGACTCCTGACTCCTGACTCCTGACTCCTGACTCCTGACTCCTGACTCCTGACTCCTGACTCCTGACTCCTAATCGTCACGAACAACTCTTTCAGCAAGCCCTAATTACTATTTCCTAAAAAATGTCCAATTAAATAAAGAGAACCACATAAAACAACTAGGTTATCTGTAGAGGTGAAAGCAGCATCTAAAGCCGAAAATACATCTGGATAGGTGCTGCAAAAACCTAAGTCTGGGTAAGTTTCATTAGCTAATTTTGATAAGTGGTCAAGATTGGCTGAATTATTATCCGGGACTGGTACTAAATATAATTTATCTCCTGTTTTCAATAATGCGTGAAAAATATCACTATGATCTTTGGTGGCTAACATTCCAATTACCCAGGTTATATTTTGGGTACTGAAACTATCTACATAATTTCTTAAAACTTGTGCTGATGCTGGGTTATGTGCGCCATCAATTAATAATTGATAATTGTAATTATTATGTTTCCATGTGAACCATTGCATTCTTCCTGGCCATTTGGTTTTTCCTATACCATTAATAATGGTTTGTTCAGAAATTTGCCAACCTTGTTTTTGTAATATTTCTAAAGCCGCTAAAGCCAAAGTCGAATTATGTAATTGAATTTGTCCTTGTAATGGTAGATGATATCTAATTGATTCAGAATTTTCAATTTGGTATAAACCTGGAGGGTGATTTCCCGGAGGATATTTTGAATTTTGAATTTTATAGTATTCTGCCCATCCTGGGTTAATTTCTTGAGCAGGTTGAGGGGCAATTATAGGGCATTGTAATTCTAAGCTGCGCGCTCGCACAACTTTTTCAGCATCTGCTGGCAATTGTCCTATTACTACAGGACATCCAGGTTTAATAATACCTGCTTTTTCTCCGGCAATATCAGCAACTGTCGGACCTAATTGTTGCCAATGTTCTCTACTAATGGAAGTAATTACCGTTACTAAAGGCTTAGGACAAACATTAGTAGCATCTAAACGCCCTCCTAATCCCACTTCCACTATCGCCACATCGACTTTTTGTTGTGCAAAATATAACCAAGCTGCTGCGGTAATTACTTCAAACTGGGTTGGTGACTCTTCTCTTAGGTCAATAGCCGATTGAATACGTAGTATCAATTGAGATAAAGTTTCTGGGTTGATTGGCCGTTCATTTATACAGATACGTTCTGTCCAATCTACCAAATGCGGGGAAGTGTACCGTCCTGTACGATAACCAGCTTCGGTGAGTACGGAGGAAAGATAAGCGCATACAGAACCTTTGCCATTAGTTCCACCAACATGAATTAGAGGAACTTGATGATGGGGATTGTCAAGATTTGCTAATAATTTGACAATGCGTGTTAGTCCCAGATTGACACCAAAATGCTGAAGGGGTTGGAGTAAGGAATCTATATTCACGGTGACTGGGGACTGGGGATTGGGGACTGGGAAGATGGGGAATATGGGGGTGATGAGGGAGATGGGGAGAAATAAATTCAAAATTAAAAAACCCCTATTCCCTATCCCCTATTCCTTTAGTTAGTCATTAAGCTTCCTTGTTCAAAAAGTTTTGTACTTGTCTAATAGCAGCAGCGCCGATGTTAAAAGCAGCCCAACCAGCAGCAATGGCTAGTGGTGCTAAAACGATGATTACACGGGTATCAATGTCCATATCTAGTAGCCCTCTGTTATGTAGAAATTAAAGATTTATCAACAGTTATCAATTTTTATTTTTATCTGAAGTGGGGTATTTTTCCAAGGAGAAGTGTAAAGAATGATTAACTTGGTCAGTGGTCAGTGGCAAAAGGCAGAAATTTTTCCCCATCTCCCTCATCACCCCCATATTCCCCATCTTCCCAGTCCCCAATCCCTACCTAAAACCAATATCTGTCCCTTTGCTGGCGTGAACTAGGGCTAATTCTTGGTATTTTTCGGCGTGTTCTATGAGTTCTGCGGTTTCGGTGTCTGTGAGTTGACGGACAATTTTAGCGGGGATGCCGACTACTACGGAACATGGGGGTATGTCTTTGGTTACTACTGCACCTGCGCCAATGATGCTACTATGACCAACTCTGACTCCATTTAAAATTATTGCGCCAATGCCTATTAAACTTCCACGTTCAATATGGGCAGAATGTACCACAGCACGATGCCCTATAGTTACATGATCTTCTAATATTGTTGGCAGACCAGG
It encodes the following:
- a CDS encoding bifunctional folylpolyglutamate synthase/dihydrofolate synthase, with amino-acid sequence MNIDSLLQPLQHFGVNLGLTRIVKLLANLDNPHHQVPLIHVGGTNGKGSVCAYLSSVLTEAGYRTGRYTSPHLVDWTERICINERPINPETLSQLILRIQSAIDLREESPTQFEVITAAAWLYFAQQKVDVAIVEVGLGGRLDATNVCPKPLVTVITSISREHWQQLGPTVADIAGEKAGIIKPGCPVVIGQLPADAEKVVRARSLELQCPIIAPQPAQEINPGWAEYYKIQNSKYPPGNHPPGLYQIENSESIRYHLPLQGQIQLHNSTLALAALEILQKQGWQISEQTIINGIGKTKWPGRMQWFTWKHNNYNYQLLIDGAHNPASAQVLRNYVDSFSTQNITWVIGMLATKDHSDIFHALLKTGDKLYLVPVPDNNSANLDHLSKLANETYPDLGFCSTYPDVFSALDAAFTSTDNLVVLCGSLYLIGHFLGNSN
- the pilM gene encoding type IV pilus assembly protein PilM; the encoded protein is MVNVLSNLSNLSNILGKSNKGVGIELAPERMNIVHLCKQRQGLKIESLTTIPVPEGIVVDGQINDPPRMAEIIQQGMAESKIKASRVATCIPGRDAIVRVIPVPAELDNKELREMVLNHEAALYLPYPREEADVDYQKLGYFVDEDGIEKVQVLLVATRKEITDTYINTFAEAGLKVDVLEINSFALIRTIRDQLRLFGPQEAAVLVDIEFDSTEIAIIINGVPQFSRTVPIGTYQLQAALSRAMNLPTSRDMDMLMGMTIPTNSMDVGRTGTTGVNPGMGPMLKILGELSDELRRSIDFYINQSEGLEVAQILLAGTGGGLQQLDEFFTQRLGFPTTQIDPIRDLSLQVEAEKYPPVQRPGLGIILGLAMREG
- a CDS encoding photosystem II protein Y, which produces MDIDTRVIIVLAPLAIAAGWAAFNIGAAAIRQVQNFLNKEA
- a CDS encoding gamma carbonic anhydrase family protein → MSTVSYWTSPDFSQAAFVAPNAVVVGSINIAAGASIWYGAVLRGDVVRIDIGECTNIQDGAILHGDPGLPTILEDHVTIGHRAVVHSAHIERGSLIGIGAIILNGVRVGHSSIIGAGAVVTKDIPPCSVVVGIPAKIVRQLTDTETAELIEHAEKYQELALVHASKGTDIGFR
- a CDS encoding ABC transporter substrate-binding protein, which produces MIRLQKFKQLTVWVMLGLLTSWIVSCSTDNVGTISKPVTSEVTKIEFWTMQLQPQFTNYFQSLITSFESQNPSIKVKWVDVPWSAMENKILTAVSAKTPPDVVNLNPDFASQLAGRNAWLDLDEKVPSEVSSSYLPNIWQASTLNGKTFGIPWYLTTRLTIYNTDLLKQAGITKPPATYTELAQEAQQIKDKTGKYAFFATFVPQDSGEVLESFVQMGVTLVNAEGKAAFNSPQGKAAFQYWVYLYKKGLLPKESLTQGHRHAIDLYQSGETAFLASGPEFLETISNNAPKISQASAIAPQITGDTGKKNVAVMNIVIPRASKQPDAAVKFALFVTNDENQLAFAKAANVLPSTVTALADSYFKEVPATATIAEKGRIISAQQMQTAEVLTPKMKDFKFLQKAIYENLQAAMLGQKTVDKALEDAAQQWNNR